One Brassica napus cultivar Da-Ae unplaced genomic scaffold, Da-Ae ScsIHWf_1413;HRSCAF=1996, whole genome shotgun sequence DNA window includes the following coding sequences:
- the LOC125597265 gene encoding WUSCHEL-related homeobox 4-like: MKVHEFSNGFSSWEQQQESPSSFSCKRFRPLAPKLSGSPSSPPSSSSGVTSATFDLKSFIKPDQAAPTKSHYSLEHKRDFSQVEMHPGGTRWNPTQEQIKILEILYKGGMRTPNAQQIEHITSQLGKYGKIEGKNVFYWFQNHKARERQKQKRNNLSLSCQGSLSTTSVSNASVTMKTRTSSSPDFKREPMVMKELLEENEYKRTCRSWGFENLKIESRRNINSSINATIATTFNIDNVTLELFPLHPEGR; encoded by the exons atgAAGGTTCATGAGTTTTCCAATGGGTTTTCGTCTTGGGAGCAGCAACAAGAGTCGCCATCATCCTTTAGCTGCAAACGCTTCCGTCCTCTGGCCCCTAAGCTCTCCGGCAGCCCTTCCTcccctccttcttcttcctcgggcGTCACTTCCGCTACTTTCGATCTCAAGAGCTTCATTAAACCCGATCAAGCCGCTCCAACAAAATCTCACTACTCTCTTGAACACAAACGAGACTTTTCTCAA GTGGAGATGCACCCGGGAGGGACAAGGTGGAACCCAACTCAAGAACAGATAAAAATACTTGAGATCTTGTACAAAGGTGGAATGCGGACTCCTAACGCGCAACAGATCGAGCACATAACTTCTCAACTCGGTAAATACGGAAAAATCGAAGGGAAGAATGTGTTCTACTGGTTTCAGAACCACAAAGCGCGGGAGAGACAGAAGCAGAAGAGGAACAACCTCAGCTTAAGTTGCCAAGGCAGCCTCAGTACTACTAGTGTCTCTAATGCAAGTGTAACAATGAAGACAAGAACATCGTCTTCACCTGACTTCAAG AGAGAACCAATGGTGATGAAGGAGTTACTTGAAGAGAATGAGTACAAGAGGACATGTAGGAGCTGGGGATTTGAGAACTTGAAGATAGAGAGCAGAAGAAACATAAATAGTAGTATAAATGCTACAATAGCAACTACTTTTAATATTGACAATGTAACTCTTGAGCTTTTTCCTTTGCACCCTGAAGGAAGGTGA